From Theileria annulata chromosome 1, complete sequence, *** SEQUENCING IN PROGRESS ***, one genomic window encodes:
- a CDS encoding uncharacterized protein (Contains 1 putative membrane-spanning region;~1 probable transmembrane helix predicted for TA19820 by TMHMM2.0 at aa 5-27) — protein MKDRAFVTNIWHLSLAILTFNYIHYSFCLNKSKFEAQADLFKDIASKLKVASESVPTQSQVVRTPLKYMLVSIDDEALKKIDDKIRKEESEDAKEHGSCGDISYERDYSFECPSGKISNIIIKSGWTLTDDGTCWYEVEGMNYKGNCDSRQSFKWFSVDQKRDIVSLVIENKCCAFWPRKLTAREAVSRVGKMELVHGSVRFSN, from the exons atgaAAGACAGAGCATTTGTTACAAATATCTGGCATTTATCTCTTGCAATCCTCACATTTAACTATATTCATTACAGTTTTTGTCTAAATAAATCCAAATTTG AAGCACAGGCGGACTTGTTCAAAG ACATAGCCTCCAAATTGAAGGTTGCAAGTGAATCGGTTCCTACCCAGTCACAAGTGGTTc gtACGCCTTTAAAATACATGCTCGTTAGTATTGATGATGAAGCACTAAAGAAAATCGATGACAAAATCAGAAAAGAAGAGTCTGAGGATGCTAAGGAGCACGGAAG CTGCGGTGACATTTCCTATGAAAGAGATTATTCTTTCGAATGCCCATCTGgtaaaattagtaatataataattaaatcagGGTGGACTCTAACCGATGACGGTACTTGCTGGTATGAAGTAGA GGGGATGAATTACAAGGGCAACTGCGACTCAAGGCAATCTTTCAAGTGGTTTTCAGTTGATCAGAAAAGAGATATAGTTAGTTTAGTTATT GAGAATAAGTGTTGTGCATTTTGGCCTAGGAAATTGACTGCAAGGGAGGCTGTTTCCAGAGTTGGTAAAATGGAACTTGTTCATGGAAGCGTTCGTTTTTCTAATTAA
- a CDS encoding glucokinase, putative, with product MSYITSYIIDHPEFYHSEQTSQETLSSNPEDRLNQIVDQLTVSLNDLKDVSHNFYSELMHGLKAHRRHRSLWLPNECSFKMLDSFIPNIPTGKEKGSYFALDFGGSNFRAVRIVIDGDGKMERNQSTFSLRYSSALGPKGLLDQKATATELFDHFAKKIEHVMRESGVDPNPSVPHKVGFTFSFPCTMLSPCNAILLDWTKDFETGRATNDQVEGKDVGLLMNEAFKRNNINAEVSIVLNDTVGTLLSCAYQKPKDYPPCRVGVILGTGFNICYEEDEFRRFGYVGRVINIECGNFDTELPLNPVDFEIDFYTSNRGRGKLEKLVAGAYLGEIIRRFMILYLREQAPPKMWEVGTFTSVDASEILNDNSDDLSLSRQVAMRAWDVELPKKSLIALRKISEAAFGRSAGFAAASICATARKAKAYVTSKTTVAIDGSLYVKNEWYRNKLQYYIDNVTRPDLVGNVVLLSSDDGSGKGAAIAAAMFA from the coding sequence ATGTCATACATAACATCATACATAATAGATCATCCTGAATTTTACCACTCAGAACAAACATCACAGGAAACATTGAGCAGTAACCCTGAGGATAGATTGAATCAAATTGTGGACCAGCTTACTGTTTCActaaatgatttaaaagatGTTTCTCACAACTTTTATTCTGAGTTGATGCATGGTTTAAAAGCTCACAGAAGGCACAGAAGCCTGTGGCTTCCAAATGAGTGTTCATTCAAAATGTTGGACTCATTTATTCCTAATATTCCCACTGGTAAGGAGAAGGGTTCATATTTTGCTTTGGATTTCGGAGGTTCAAATTTCAGAGCTGTAAGGATTGTGATTGACGGTGATGGGAAGATGGAACGTAATCAATCTACTTTCAGTTTACGTTATTCTAGTGCCCTTGGACCCAAGGGTCTCCTTGATCAAAAAGCTACAGCAACTGAACTTTTCGACCATTTTGCAAAGAAGATTGAACATGTCATGAGGGAATCAGGTGTTGATCCTAATCCATCTGTACCACACAAGGTTGGATTCACATTTTCCTTTCCTTGCACTATGTTATCACCATGTAATGCCATTCTTTTGGATTGGACCAAAGATTTCGAAACTGGTAGGGCTACGAATGATCAGGTTGAAGGCAAGGATGTTGGATTATTGATGAATGAAGCATTTAAGagaaataatatcaatGCTGAAGTTTCCATTGTTCTCAATGACACAGTAGGAACCTTGTTATCTTGTGCTTACCAGAAACCCAAAGATTATCCTCCATGCAGAGTTGGTGTTATTTTGGGAACTGGTTTTAATATCTGTTATGAGGAAGATGAGTTCAGAAGGTTCGGATATGTAGGAAGAGTTATCAACATCGAATGTGGAAATTTCGACACTGAGCTTCCATTAAATCCTGTCGACTttgaaattgatttttataCCTCGAATCGTGGTCGTGGTAAACTTGAGAAGCTGGTTGCCGGAGCATATCTTGGTGAAATCATTAGGAGGTTTATGATCTTATATCTTAGAGAACAAGCTCCTCCAAAAATGTGGGAGGTTGGTACATTTACTTCTGTGGACGCCAGTGAGATTTTGAATGACAATTCTGATGATTTAAGTTTATCCAGACAGGTTGCCATGAGAGCATGGGATGTTGAATTACCAAAGAAATCCTTGATAGCTCTCAGAAAGATTTCTGAGGCTGCATTCGGACGTTCTGCTGGATTTGCAGCAGCTTCCATTTGTGCTACAGCCAGAAAAGCTAAGGCTTATGTCACATCTAAGACAACTGTTGCCATTGATGGATCACTTTatgttaaaaatgaatGGTACAGGAATAAATTACAGTACTATATCGATAATGTAACTAGACCTGATCTTGTTGGAAATGTAGTTTTATTGTCATCCGATGATGGTTCAGGAAAGGGAGCAGCCATAGCTGCTGCAATGTTTGCATAG
- a CDS encoding hexokinase 1, putative: MSSVSTLIREAVEIYRGDSAIPKSLVPDPEVRLQQIVDLLTVSLNDLKDVSHNFYSELMHGLKAHRRHRNLWLPNECSFKMLDSFIPNIPTGKEKGSYFALDFGGSNFRAVRIVIDGDGKMERNQSTFSLRYSSALGPKGLLDQKATATELFDHFAKKIEHVMRESGVDPNPSVPHKVGFTFSFPCTMLSPCNAILLDWTKDFETGRATNDQVEGKDVGLLMNEAFKRNNINAEVSIVLNDTVGTLLSCAYQKPKDYPPCRVGVILGTGFNICYEEDEFRRFGYVGRVINIECGNFDTELPLNPVDFEIDFYTSNRGRGKLEKLVAGAYLGEIIRRFMILYLREQAPPKMWEVGTFTSVDASEILNDNSDDLSLSRQVAMRAWDVELPKKSLIALRKISEAAFGRSAGFAAASICATARKAKAYVTSKTTVAIDGSLYVKNEWYRNKLQYYIDNVTRPDLVGNVVLLSSDDGSGKGAAIAAAMFA, from the coding sequence ATGTCATCGGTTAGCACGCTAATTAGGGAAGCTGTTGAAATTTACAGGGGAGATTCAGCAATTCCCAAATCATTGGTACCAGATCCCGAAGTTAGATTACAACAGATCGTAGATCTGCTTACTGTTTCActaaatgatttaaaagatGTTTCTCACAACTTTTATTCTGAGTTAATGCATGGTTTAAAAGCTCACAGAAGGCACAGAAATTTGTGGCTTCCAAATGAGTGTTCATTCAAAATGTTGGACTCATTTATTCCTAATATTCCCACTGGTAAGGAGAAGGGTTCATATTTTGCTTTGGATTTCGGAGGTTCAAATTTCAGAGCTGTAAGGATTGTGATTGACGGTGATGGGAAGATGGAACGTAATCAATCTACTTTCAGTTTACGTTATTCTAGTGCCCTTGGACCCAAGGGTCTCCTTGATCAAAAAGCTACAGCAACTGAACTTTTCGACCATTTTGCAAAGAAGATTGAACATGTCATGAGGGAATCAGGTGTTGATCCTAATCCATCTGTACCACACAAGGTTGGATTCACATTTTCCTTTCCTTGCACTATGTTATCACCATGTAATGCCATTCTTTTGGATTGGACCAAAGATTTCGAAACTGGTAGGGCTACGAATGATCAGGTTGAAGGCAAGGATGTTGGATTATTGATGAATGAAGCATTTAAGagaaataatatcaatGCTGAAGTTTCCATTGTTCTCAATGACACAGTAGGAACCTTGTTATCTTGTGCTTACCAGAAACCCAAAGATTATCCTCCATGCAGAGTTGGTGTTATTTTGGGAACTGGTTTTAATATCTGTTATGAGGAAGATGAGTTCAGAAGGTTCGGATATGTAGGAAGAGTTATCAACATCGAATGTGGAAATTTCGACACTGAGCTTCCATTAAATCCTGTCGACTttgaaattgatttttataCCTCGAATCGTGGTCGTGGTAAACTTGAGAAGCTGGTTGCCGGAGCATATCTTGGTGAAATCATTAGGAGGTTTATGATCTTATATCTTAGAGAACAAGCTCCTCCAAAAATGTGGGAGGTTGGTACATTTACTTCTGTGGACGCCAGTGAGATTTTGAATGACAATTCTGATGATTTAAGTTTATCCAGACAGGTTGCCATGAGAGCATGGGATGTTGAATTACCAAAGAAATCCTTGATAGCTCTCAGAAAGATTTCTGAGGCTGCATTCGGACGTTCTGCTGGATTTGCAGCAGCTTCCATTTGTGCTACAGCCAGAAAAGCTAAGGCTTATGTCACATCTAAGACAACTGTTGCCATTGATGGATCACTTTatgttaaaaatgaatGGTACAGGAATAAATTACAGTACTATATCGATAATGTAACTAGACCTGATCTTGTTGGAAATGTAGTTTTATTGTCATCCGATGATGGTTCAGGAAAGGGAGCAGCCATAGCTGCTGCAATGTTTGcttaa